The nucleotide sequence gctagaaaaacccaaaaattcagtAGAAAACCCACAAACTAGCGGGAAAACCCCAGATATAAGGTAGAAAgccaaaaaattttgtgaaatttgttAGAAAACTCAATAAATTAGCTAGATAAACCCAGAAACCATCTGGAAACCTCCAGAAATCACACACAACATCCCAGAATTTTGGTAAAAAACTTAGAAATCAGGTAGAATACTgtagaaattagctacaaaacccagaaattaagTAAAATATCCCAGAAATAAACTGGAAAACcacaaaaagtagctataaaataccaaaattagctagaaaactccaGAAATTAGATAGCAAGGCCCAGAAACCATCTGGAAACCGCCAAAAATCAGGCAGGATAACCCcgaaatttgattaaaaaacagaaattaagtagaaaatataataaattaggTAGAATACTCAATAAATTAGCTGGAAATCCAGAAATCAGCATTAAAATCCCAGAAATTAGCGAAAAATGTCCGGAAATTAGAtggaaaaaacctaaaaaataactagaaaaactagaaaatagctacaaaatacaaaaatcaccTAGAAAATCCTATACATTAGGCAGAACTCCTAATAAATTAGCTGGAAAGCCAGAAATTGCCTTTAAAATTCCAGGAATTAGCTagaaacccagaaaatagctaaaACATCCAAAAAAACCCTGTAACCATCTGGAAATTGCCAGAAATCAGGCAAAATAACccaaaaagtttgtaaaaaactgaaattagatAGAATACCCAAGAAATTAGatggaaaaacctaaaaattgaatagaaaaactagaaaatggctaaaaatttaataaattaggtagaaaacCAGGATTTGCCTTTAGAATTCCAGAAATTGGCtagaaaacccagaaaatagttaaaacatcaaaaaataatctGAAACCATCTGGAAATCGCCATAAATCGTGCAGAATaatccaaaaattcaataaaaaaaacagaaattaggTATAATACCCCAGAGATTAGatggaaaaacctaaaaattaactagaaaaccaaaaaaatagctagaaaatgcaaaaatcaCCTAGAAAATCCaataaattaggtagaaaacccagaaaatagctaaaaaatggaagaaattaattagaaaaagcCAGAAACCATTTGGAAATCGGGCagaataacctaaaaatttggtaaaaaaacagaaattaggTAGAATACCCCagaaattaaatggaaaaaaaacctaaaaattgactagaaaaactagaaaatagccaaatattcaataaattaggTAGAACACCAAATAAATTAGCggaaaatccagaaattagctagaaaccccagaaaatagttaaaacatcaaaaaaaaaacctgaaaccATCTGGAAATCGCCAGAAATCAGGAAGAATAACCCAAAAAGttagtaaaaaaaaactgaaattagatAGAATACCCCAGAAATTAGatggaaaaacctaaaaattaactagaaaacccagaaaatagctacAATATGCAAAAATCACctaaaaattccaataaattaGGCAGAAAACCCAGAATATAGctaaaaaatggaagaaattaattagaaaaagcCAGAAACCATTTGGAAATCGGGCagaataacataaaaatttggtaaaaaaacagaaattaggTAGAATACCCCAGAAATTAGATggaaaaaaacctaaaaattgactagaaaaactagaaaatagccaaaaattcaataaattaggTAGACCACCAAATAAATTAGCggaaaatccagaaattagctagaaaccccagaaaatagttaaaacatcaaaaaaaaaacctgaaaccATCTGGAAATCGCCAGAAATCAGGAAGAGTAACCCAAAAAGttagtaaaaaaaaactgaaattagatAGAATACCCCAGAAATTAGatggaaaaacctaaaaattaactagaaaacccagaaaatagctacAATATGCAAAAATCACctaaaaattccaataaattaGGCAGAAAACCCAGAATATAgctaaaaaatggaaaaattaattagaaaaacacagaaatcaTCTGAAAATCGCCAGAAATCAAGCAgaataacccaaaaattaggtagaatacGCCagaaattatttgcaaaaacctaaaaattaactagaaaacctaaaaaatagCTACAAAATGTAAAAATCGCCTAGAAAATCCAATAAATTAGGTAGAACACCCAGAAAATAGCTGAAACatgcaaaaattagctagaaaaaccatCAGGAAATCACCAGGAATCAGGCAGAATAACCTAGacatttggtaataaaaaaaaaacagaaattatgtagaataccccaaaaattagatggaaaaacttgaaaattgacttgtaaatctagaaaattcaataaattaggTAGAACACTTAATAAATTAGCTGGTAACCCAGAAATTAACTTTAGAACCCCagaaattagatagaaaacccaaaaaagatgaaaatgcaaatattagatgaaaaaaaaaacagaaaccaCTTGAAAATCGCCAGAAGTCATGCAGaataaccaaaaaattttataaaaaaaacagatattAGGTAGAATaccccagaaattagctagaaaaacccagaaattagcttgAAACCCCCAGGAATTGGGTAGGATAGCAAAATTCATCCACccccttttttttctttttttttacaacccggaaaataaaaaataaatcgtaGAGagaaatcgtttttattttttaaactttgaatttataTACTTACGTCCTCGTATGATGAAAATCTTTGATGTGGCTAAACAGGAAAAAAATCGCTACGGCTCAGATACGGTTGATATGCGGTAGGTGGTTAAATTCGCGGTTGTCGCGCGCTGTAATTACAgtacaatttttcacaaattgtaATCCCCCcgtaattattttgttatcaaattGTTATTACATTTCATTAATGTCATTACATCGTCATGAAAATTGTGATCGTGAGAAAATCCTCGTTTAATGAAATGGTAGTTAATTTAATTACCGTAATTTCCGTATACCGCGAatgatgatattaaaaaattcgaagAACCCAAACGTGTGttgtataacaaaaatataataaccaTTAATGacattgttattatttgtttttaattttttttgtttttttctaaattagttTACCATCAACGTATCTGTCAACTTTATTAATGTTAACCGAATTCACGTAAATTCTCAATTctcaattcaaaaattagctttaaaaacccagaatttaggtAGGAAAACGGATAAATaagctgaaaaaaaaaaccagaaattaagtagaaaacccaaaaattggctatataGAGCCAGAAAAATGCAGAAATTGAGTAGAACATACCGAAATTAGATAggaaacccagaaattagctggtAAAACTCAAGAAATCGGGTGGCGAACCCCAGAAATTGGCTAGAGAACCAGATATTAGGaagaaaaaacctgaaaattagctattaaaaatgcaaaataaggtagaaaacccaaaaactggcTGGAAAATGCCAGAAATTACATAAAAGAGCCCagaaatttagtagaaaattcagaaattgaGTAGAAAAACCCGGAaaccagctagaaaaacccagaaactagctagaaaaacccacaAACTACGATAGGTTAgatagaaaccaaaaaattggatacaaaaatccagaaatttggaagaaaaccCCAGAAATTGGCTAGAGAACCAGATATTAGGaagaaaaaacctgaaaattagctattaaaaatgcaaaataaggtagaaaacccaaaaactggcTGGAAAATGCCAGAAATTACATAAAAGAGCCCagaaatttagtagaaaattcagaaattgaGTAGAAAAACCCGGAaaccagctagaaaaacccagaaactagctagaaaaacccacaAACTACGATAGGTTAGAtggaaaccaaaaaattggatACAAAAAGCCAGAAACTAGAtggaaaaatccagaaatttggaagaaaaccCCAGAAATTGGCTAGAGAACCAGATATTAGGaagaaaaaacctgaaaattagctattaaaaatgcaaaataaggtagaaaacccaaaaactggcTGGAAAATGCCAGAAATTACATAAAAGAGCCCagaaatttagtagaaaattcagaaattgaGTAGAAAAACCCGGAaaccagctagaaaaacccagaaactagctagaaaaacccacaAACTACGATAGGTTAGAtggaaaccaaaaaattggatACAAAAAGCCAGAAACTAGAtggaaaaatccagaaatttggaagaaaaccCCAGAAATTGGCTAGAGAACCAGATATTAGGaagaaaaaacctgaaaattagctattaaaaatgcaaaataaggtagaaaacccaaaaactggcTGGAAAATGCCAGAAATTACATAAAAGAGCCCagaaatttagtagaaaattcagaaattgaGTAGAAAAACCCGGAaaccagctagaaaaacccagaaactagctagaaaaacccacaAACTACGATAGGTTAGAtggaaaccaaaaaattggatacaaaaatccagaaatttggaagaaaaccCCAGAAATTGGCTAGAGAACCAGATATTAGGaagaaaaaacctgaaaattagctattaaaaatgcaaaataaggtagaaaacccaaaaactggcTGGAAAATGCCAGAAATTACATAAAAGAGCCCagaaatttagtagaaaattcagaaattgaGTAGAAAAACCCGGAaaccagctagaaaaacccagaaactagctagaaaaacccacaAACTACGATAGGTTAGAtggaaaccaaaaaattggatACAAAAAGCCAGAAACTAGAtggaaaaatccagaaatttggaagaaaaccCCAGAAATTGGCTAGAGAACCAGATATTAGGaagaaaaaacctgaaaattagctattaaaaatgcaaaataaggtagaaaacccaaaaactggcTGGAAAATGCCAGAAATTACATAAAAGAGCCCagaaatttagtagaaaattcagaaattgaGTAGAAAAACCCGGAaaccagctagaaaaacccagaaactagctagaaaaacccacaAACTACGATAGGTTAGAtggaaaccaaaaaattgggtacaaaaatccagaaatttggaagaaaaccCCAGAAATTGGCTAGAGAACCAGATATTAGGaagaaaaaacctgaaaattagctattaaaaatgcaaaataaggtagaaaacccaaaaactggcTGGAAAATGCCAGAAATTACATAAAAGAGCCCagaaatttagtagaaaattcagaaattgaGTAGAAAAACCCGGAaaccagctagaaaaacccagaaactagctagaaaaacccacaAACTACGATAGGTTAGAtggaaaccaaaaaattggatacaaaaatccagaaatttggaagaaaaccCCAGAAATTGGCTAGAGAACCAGATATTAGGaagaaaaaacctgaaaattagctattaaaaatgcaaaataaggtagaaaacccaaaaactggcTGGAAAATGCCAGAAATTACATAAAAGAGCCCagaaatttagtagaaaattcagaaattgaGTAGAAAAACCCGGAaaccagctagaaaaacccagaaactagctagaaaaacccacaAACTACGATAGGTTAGAtggaaaccaaaaaattggatACAAAAAGCCAGAAACTAGAtggaaaaatccagaaatttggaagaaaaccCCAGAAATTGGCTAGAGAACCAGATATTAGGaagaaaaaacctgaaaattagctattaaaaatgcaaaataaggtagaaaacccaaaaactggcTGGAAAATGCCAGAAATTACATAAAAGAGCCCagaaatttagtagaaaattcagaaattgaGTAGAAAAACCCGGAaaccagctagaaaaacccagaaactagctagaaaaacccacaAACTACGATAGGTTAGAtggaaaccaaaaaattgggtacaaaaatccagaaatttggaagaaaaccCCAGAAATTGGCTAGAGAACCAGATATTAGGaagaaaaaacctgaaaattagctattaaaaatgcaaaataaggtagaaaacccaaaaactggcTGGAAAATGCCAGAAATTACATAAAAGAGCCCagaaatttagtagaaaattcagaaattgaGTAGAAAAACCCGGAaaccagctagaaaaacccagaaactagctagaaaaacccacaAACTACGATAGGTTAGAtggaaaccaaaaaattggatacaaaaatccagaaatttggaagaaaaccCCAGAAATTGGCTAGAGAACCAGATATTAGGaagaaaaaacctgaaaattagctattaaaaatgcaaaataaggtagaaaacccaaaaactggcTGGAAAATGCCAGAAATTACATAAAAGAGCCCagaaatttagtagaaaattcagaaattgaGTAGAAAAACCCGGAaaccagctagaaaaacccagaaactagctagaaaaacccacaAACTACGATAGGTTAGAtggaaaccaaaaaattggatACAAAAAGCCAGAAACTAGAtggaaaaatccagaaatttggaagaaaaccCCAGAAATTGGCTAGAGAACCAGATATTAGGaagaaaaaacctgaaaattagctattaaaaatgcaaaataaggtagaaaacccaaaaactggcTGGAAAATGCCAGAAATTACATAAAAGAGCCCagaaatttagtagaaaattcagaaattgaGTAGAAAAACCCGGAaaccagctagaaaaacccagaaactagctagaaaaacccacaAACTACGATAGGTTAGAtggaaaccaaaaaattggatACAAAAAGCCAGAAACTAGAtggaaaaatccagaaatttggaagaaaaccCCAGAAATTGGCTAGAGAACCAGATATTAGGaagaaaaaacctgaaaattagctattaaaaatgcaaaataaggtagaaaacccaaaaactggcTGGAAAATGCCAGAAATTACATAAAAGAGCCCagaaatttagtagaaaattcagaaattgaGTAGAAAAACCCGGAaaccagctagaaaaacccagaaactagctagaaaaacccacaAACTACGATAGGTTAGAtggaaaccaaaaaattggatacaaaaatccagaaatttggaagaaaaccCCAGAAATTGGCTAGAGAACCAGATATTAGGaagaaaaaacctgaaaattagctattaaaaatgcaaaataaggtagaaaacccaaaaactggcTGGAAAATGCCAGAAATTACATAAAAGAGCCCagaaatttagtagaaaattcagaaattgaGTAGAAAAACCCGGAaaccagctagaaaaacccagaaactagctagaaaaacccacaAACTACGATAGGTTAGAtggaaaccaaaaaattggatACAAAAATCCAGAAACTAGAtggaaaaatccagaaatttggaagaaaaccCCAGAAATTGGCTAGAGAACCAGATATTAGGaagaaaaaacctgaaaattagctattaaaaatgcaaaataaggtagaaaacccaaaaactggcTGGAAAATGCCAGAAATTACATAAAAGAGCCCagaaatttagtagaaaattcagaaattgaGTAGAAAAACCCGGAaaccagctagaaaaacccagaaactagctagaaaaacccacaAACTACGATAGGTTAgatagaaaccaaaaaattggatacaaaaatccagaaatttggaagaaaaccCCAGAAATTGGCTAGAGAACCAGATATTAGGaagaaaaaacctgaaaattagctattaaaaatgcaaaataaggtagaaaacccaaaaactggcTGGAAAATGCCAGAAATTACATAAAAGAGCCCagaaatttagtagaaaattcagaaattgaGTAGAAAAACCCGGAaaccagctagaaaaacccagaaactagctagaaaaacccacaAACTACGATAGGTTAGAtggaaaccaaaaaattggatACAAAAAGCCAGAAACTAGAtggaaaaatccagaaatttggaagaaaaccCCAGAAATTGGCTAGAGAACCAGATATTAGGaagaaaaaacctgaaaattagctattaaaaatgcaaaataaggtagaaaacccaaaaactggcTGGAAAATGCCAGAAATTACATAAAAGAGCCCagaaatttagtagaaaattcagaaattgaGTAGAAAAACCCGGAaaccagctagaaaaacccagaaactagctagaaaaacccacaAACTACGATAGGTTAGAtggaaaccaaaaaattggatACAAAAAGCCAGAAACTAGAtggaaaaatccagaaatttggTAGAAAGCCCCAGAAATTGGCTAGAGAACCAGATACTAGGTagcaaaaacctaaaaattagctagaaaaacgcaaaaatattaagaaaacccataaattgggtAGAACAATTCAgaaatttggtataaaattcagaaattgatTAGAAAAACCCTGGAAACTACTAAaaatactcagaaattagctggaaaaaaaCACTAAATAGGTATAAAAACCGagaaattagatagaaaacCCGAATGCCCCACATATTGCAATATTTACAGGATGTCGAAATTGTCGCTAGAATTGGGAAGAAAATTCGGAAATTAGatggaaaaacacagaaattacgGAAAAAACCCATAAActgctgaaaaaaaaaacagaaaccaTCTGGAAATCACCAGAAATCGGGCAGAATAACCCaagaatttagtaaaaaataaattagctagaatactccagaaattatctgaaaaaaacataaaaattagctagaacattcaaaaattagctagaaatatCCAGAAATTAGCGGGAAACTCCAAAAATTGactaaaaaaaactagaaaatagctacaaaatgcaaaaataagctataaaaactcagaaattagctaaaaaaaccccaGAAATTAGTTAAAAACCCCAGAATTTAGGTAGAAAACTCTTAAATTGGGTAAAAGAAACTAAATATTAGTTGTGAAAAGCCAGATCAGGTAGACAAACCCAGAAACTAAGGAGAAAATACATAAACTGCTAAAAAAACGGAAACCATCTGGAAATCGCCAGAAATCAGGCATAATAACccaaaaatttagtaaaaaaatcaaaaattaggtagaatacctcagaaaatatctgaaaaaaaacctaaaaattagctataaaattccagaAATTAGCGGGAAACTCCAAAAATTGactaaaaaaaactataaaacagctacaaaatgcaaaaattaactataaaaactcagaaattagctaaaaaaacccagaaattagttAAAAACCCGAGACGATAGGtaaaaaaccccaaaaattacaTAGGAAACTCttaaatttagtagaaaaatctaaatattagtTGGAAAACCCCAGATATCAGGAATAAAAAGCCAGAAATTGAATAGAAAACCCATAAAGTAACtgaaaaaacccagaaattctAGAAAACCCGGAAATTTAGAGAAGTTTGTTAGGAAACCCGATAATttatccgaaaattagctagaaaatatcgaaattgTCGCTATGGATTAGCCAAGATTCGAATCCTATTTATGGAACGAACTTCGAGCTAAAAATTCTACACCAGCCGCGAAATCGGATCTCAAAACGGCGTAGACCGCAAAATGCGACATCATCGAACAAGACCTATTTAATTAACTTAATTCATCCGCGAAAAAACGATCGAAAACTATTATTAAGCCCAAGGGACGAAACATCAAAtccatagaaaaataaattattttaacgaTACGATTTCTTATAATCTCCGATATAATATAAACATTTGGCAACGTAGCTTTATTATATACCATATATTATTCcgaaatatttatgaatgtGCAATATTGTTGAGTGTTAATGACCTCGTGACTCAGGATAATTGTGTAAAGTAGTGATAATTTCGCAATTTACCgccaatatttatttatattaattgtttaaacaattatttcaaacggatgaatgatttgtaataaataaaataaacgcGTACCAACTGATAGAAAGGCTTTATGACGTTATTACCAGTATAGTGACACTATTTtaacttattttgtttataacgTTTCACGAGATTGTCAAGTTTTATAACACGTATTGAAAGTTTAGGGATGAATTTTCGATTTATGGAATTTTTAGCACCACCAAGTATGTTTGTacgattttttttcgtaaatggATTAATACAGTTGATTAAAACAACTTTATGCaataaaatttggtttattATTCGTGTTTTAAATTGCATACGGTGCGTTGTAGATGTacttccaattaaaaaaatataaaaaaaaaacaaacctaAATCACATTTAACACtaaatttctaatataaactagtttttttcattattcttaggAATTCTTCCTGGTTTATCTCCCCGTCCCCGTCCCTATCGGCTTCGTCGATCATTTCTTGTAATTCCTCATCCGTTAAATTCTCGCCGAGTTCTTTAGCGActcgttttaaatttttaaaactgattttacCAGTTTCGTCGTCATCGAACAACCTACGGATGAAGGAATCGTGCAAACATTTAGCGTTTTGTTATTTCACAATCTAACCTGAAAGCTTTCATAATTTCCTCCTTGGAATCTTTCTCGGCCATTTTTACAGACATCAACTGTAAGAAATCTTCGAAAGATATTTCTCCTGTACCGTCTTTATCGATGTCCGCTATCATCTTTTTAATTTCCTCTTTCTTTGGTTCGAATCCCAAAGCTCTTATCGCTACTTTTAAATCTTTTGCGTCTATTTTTCCGCTACCTTCGTTGTCGAATAGATCGAAAGCTTcttttatatcgtttttttgTTCGTCGTTTAGTTCGAACTTTGGACCAGACTTTTTTCTAACCGCCATCGGTTGTTTCTTAAAATTTGCAGCCTATAGTAAATAAGGTTACGTGTATAATGGAATTCCAGTAAatatttatactaaaatacAAATAGAACTTTGATAAAATCTAATAAACAAACTCACCATTATAAAACACAATAGACGTATTTACTTTACATACAAATTTGTTGCTAGGAACGTAAACAAAACAACGATAACTAACCATTAGTGAGGTTATAATCGACGCGTATTTAGTAATGCAtataagtttattaaatttttatttcaacgcatattaaatagtattttatttatattttactaataaaaattcaatagcatcaagaataattaattatatcatttaaatttta is from Diorhabda sublineata isolate icDioSubl1.1 chromosome 1, icDioSubl1.1, whole genome shotgun sequence and encodes:
- the LOC130448815 gene encoding uncharacterized protein LOC130448815 isoform X1 — translated: MAANFKKQPMAVRKKSGPKFELNDEQKNDIKEAFDLFDNEGSGKIDAKDLKVAIRALGFEPKKEEIKKMIADIDKDGTGEISFEDFLQLMSVKMAEKDSKEEIMKAFRLFDDDETGKISFKNLKRVAKELGENLTDEELQEMIDEADRDGDGEINQEEFLRIMKKTSLY
- the LOC130448815 gene encoding uncharacterized protein LOC130448815 isoform X2 codes for the protein MAVRKKSGPKFELNDEQKNDIKEAFDLFDNEGSGKIDAKDLKVAIRALGFEPKKEEIKKMIADIDKDGTGEISFEDFLQLMSVKMAEKDSKEEIMKAFRLFDDDETGKISFKNLKRVAKELGENLTDEELQEMIDEADRDGDGEINQEEFLRIMKKTSLY